Proteins encoded within one genomic window of Scheffersomyces stipitis CBS 6054 chromosome 3, complete sequence:
- a CDS encoding predicted protein produces the protein MINSVLTNDEVLFKTRDPLNNARAIGVKYGYGDSGSNFHDKGLAILRKDTVTGEISFNPINYAHKLTSKVFRYIRIKILSEIDGDFMLTGQSLFENDFSSSKDQIINDIEKARFFLFEEDLFYQLTREAKTLINYNVSIISNKIIIEINNEIIEIESVVYDENNDDELNNYYQNINAYSSINNGKCQLILKFFKIMLCCYYKYNLKLKQKIPTSLTKWKQSNSHPLVLRPLLGNIRHELNLKNMQSIIDRLIAKFKESLECKLQVDKFANLEHRSENPFQKSIERPVSKFNIVLKSKRSAYLKIDLELTTNEIFVNLIINMNVIKFKCEDDFKNNFNGVNVLQINFNDFHEIEECLDWTLLNFVNG, from the coding sequence ATGATTAACTCCGTCTTGACGAATGATGAAGTGCTATTTAAGACTAGAGATCCTTTAAACAATGCCAGAGCCATAGGAGTCAAGTATGGGTATGGTGATTCTGGGTCTAATTTCCACGATAAGGGATTAGCAATTTTACGTAAGGATACGGTGACGGGTGAAATTTCGTTCAATCCCATTAATTATGCACATAAGCTTACACTGAAGGTGTTTCGATACATTCGTATCAAGATTCTTAGTGAGATCGATGGAGACTTCATGCTTACTGGACAGTCTTTGTTTGAAAACGATTTCAGTAGCAGCAAAGATCAAATTATCAACGACATCGAAAAAGCCCGattttttctctttgagGAAGATTTGTTCTACCAGTTGACACGAGAAGCAAAGACGTTGATCAACTACAATGTTTCAATTATCTCTAACAAGATCATTATAGAGATCAACAATGAAATAATCGAGATTGAGTCTGTAGTTTATGATGAGAACAACGATGACGAGTTGAATAACTACTACCAGAACATCAACGCTTACTCTTCTATCAATAATGGCAAGTGTCAATTGATACTaaagtttttcaagatcatgTTGTGCTGTTACTATAAatacaacttgaagttgaagcaaAAGATTCCCACGTCGTTGACGAAGTGGAAACAGCTGAATTCACATCCATTGGTACTACGTCCACTTCTCGGCAATATCAGACAcgagttgaacttgaaaaacaTGCAGAGCATTATCGACCGATTGATagccaagttcaaggaaaGTCTAGAGTGTAAATTGCAGGTAGACAAGTTTGCCAATTTGGAACACAGATCAGAAAACCCGTTCCAGAAATCGATCGAAAGACCAGTATCGAAGTTTAATATCGTGTTGAAGAGTAAACGTAGCGCctacttgaagattgaCTTGGAGTTGACCACCAACGAAATCTTTGTGAATCTCATCATCAACATGAACgtcatcaagttcaagtgCGAAGATGATTTTAAGAACAACTTTAATGGAGTTAATGTGCTAcagatcaacttcaacgatttCCATGAGATTGAGGAATGCTTGGATTGgactttgttgaactttgTCAATGGATAA
- a CDS encoding predicted protein, with translation MTVAKYSICCKHYNKYVYVHNTDIYNVYNKMFSTSVVEQKKNEAKHDFYSSFQRFTHVSRIQKPTQSVKTTQQTIDSKAQTQENLNTLQFFCRTAEETTSELIARVVYFFSDILYQLSVNSVTANSLFKFIIEYIVPFFSLAKRAVLNTCESVEENLWLRALIAIFVYLPLILILLPLVFFASAFFSLFMFALSPLVLTFLVLASLVMFFAIVFVVFPIILVMSILVTSGYLVFSLTGGNRQIQETFEYRQNWLRKKLEIIDENEETTNDGYHVVSASQETVQNIGQSLDQIPQEKLAVVSDNDDPGTFSVVVASATVTESTERS, from the exons ATGACAGTAGCAAAGTATTCTATTTGTTGCAAACACTACAACAAGTACGTCTACGTCCATAACACTGATATCTACAACGTATACAATAAGATGTTTTCAACGTCGGTTGTtgagcagaagaagaacgaaGCAAAACACGATTTCTACAGCTCATTTCAGAGATTCACTCACGTTAGCAGGATCCAGAAACCCACTCAGAGTGTCAAGACTACACAACAAACCATAGATTCAAAAGCTCAAACTCAAGAGAACCTCAatactcttcaatttttctgCAGAACTGCAGAGGAAACTACATCTGAACTTATTGCCCGTGttgtctatttcttctcAGACATACTCTATCAGTTATCAGTCAACTCTGTGACTGCGAATTCCCTTTTCAA GTTTATCATAGAGTACATCGttcctttcttttctttggcaaAGAGAGCAGTCTTGAACACCTGCGAACTGGTTGAAGAGAACTTGTGGTTGAGAGCACTA ATTGCAATCTTTGTATACTTGCCACTAATCTTGATACTCTTACCTTTGGTTTTCTTTGCATCtgccttcttctctcttttcatGTTTGCCCTTTCTCCGTTGGTGCTCACATTCTTGGTGTTGGCATCTTTAGTTATGTTCTTTGCAATAG TTTTTGTAGTCTTTCCAATTATCTTGGTGATGAGTATCTTGGTGACCAGTGGTTACCTAGTTTTCTCATTAACTGGTGGAAATCGTCAAATACAAGAGACTTTCGAATATCGCCAGAActggttgcgaaaaaagttggaaattattgatgaaaatgagGAAACCACAAATGATGGATATCATGTGGTCAGTGCCTCACAAGAAACGGTACAAAACATAGGTCAAAGTTTGGATCAAATCCCACAGGAAAAACTAGCGGTTGTGTCGGATAATGATGATCCTGGTACATTTCTGGTGGTTGTGGCTCTGGCTACTGTTACAGAATCTACTGAGAGATCATAG
- a CDS encoding predicted protein, whose product MQFLTATTLLYVRVIFLTTVAYLLVKNPETIGTSGFVILLGQAMEVPIVVAKPENPLLGALSVIFGSLALSDLIPLMANNLEYFETIVPSRLAVYFILAAYGYLVKESILSNNWIFTYSFIEIWFNFLIYNNLKDEKYYRMKKFIEENGEAIQKAHDEQVRVVELDD is encoded by the coding sequence ATGCAATTCCTAACCGCTACAACGTTGCTTTATGTGCGGGTGATATTTCTCACCACCGTCGCCTATCTTCTTGTCAAAAACCCCGAGACTATTGGTACTTCTGGCTTCGTCATTTTGTTAGGACAAGCCATGGAAGTGCCTATTGTAGTAGCCAAGCCCGAGAATCCTTTATTGGGTGCTTTGTCGGTTATTTTTGGTTCATTGGCCTTGTCTGACTTGATTCCTTTAATGGCCAACAATCTTGAATATTTTGAAACGATAGTTCCATCCAGGTTGGCTGTATATTTCATTCTCGCAGCCTATGGGTATCTTGTCAAGGAATCGATTCTCAGTAACAACTGGATCTTCACCTATTCGTTCATTGAAAtctggttcaacttcttgatctataacaacttgaaggatgaGAAATACTacagaatgaagaagttcatcGAGGAGAATGGCGAAGCCATCCAGAAGGCTCACGATGAACAGGTGAGAGtggttgaacttgatgattAG